One Gymnogyps californianus isolate 813 chromosome 11, ASM1813914v2, whole genome shotgun sequence genomic window carries:
- the PAQR5 gene encoding membrane progestin receptor gamma, with amino-acid sequence MLSLKLPRLLSINQVPKGYREQGILFGYRPPRSSAADCLLSVFQMTNETLNIWTHFLPAWYFVWTLVGRLRGPGGREDPHAWPLLAYLLTCCIYPLASSCAHTFSTMSTHARHICYFFDYAALSMYSLGSALAYSAYVFPAEWVNSTFHHCYVPIAVFNTVISTSLSCYSRFPEVERPRFSKVSRTLAFVYPYLFDSIPLFYRFYLCAAESCTEAAILVHYKHTVFAFLTCFIFASHLPERLAPGHFDYIGHSHQVFHVCGIIGTHFQMEAIMMDMAERHDRLLPASLLPSSLQTLGSMGICMAVSLAVIGLCSMSLRFMPEPLQREKAHGH; translated from the exons ATGCTGAGCCTCAAGTTACCCCGGCTGCTCAGCATCAACCAAGTGCCTAAG GGGTACCGGGAGCAGGGGATCCTCTTTGGGTATCGCCCCCCCAGAAGCTCGGCAGCAGACTGCCTCCTCAGCGTCTTCCAAATGACGAATGAGACCCTAAATATCTGGACGCATTTTCTGCCTGCCTG GTACTTCGTATGGACCCTGGTGGGGCGGctgcgggggccggggggccgggaGGACCCCCACGCCTGGCCTCTCCTCGCCTACCTGCTGACCTGCTGCATCTACCCCCTCGCCTCCAGCTGCGCCCACACCTTCAGCACCATGTCCACCCATGCCCGCCACATCTGCTACTTCTTCGATTACGCGGCTCTCAGCATGTACAGCTTGG GGTCCGCGCTGGCATACTCGGCGTACGTTTTCCCAGCAGAATGGGTCAACAGCACTTTCCACCACTGCTACGTCCCCATTGCGGTGTTTAACACTGTCATTAGCACCAGTCTGTCCTGCTATTCCAG GTTTCCGGAGGTGGAGCGGCCCAGGTTCAGCAAGGTTTCCCGTACCCTGGCCTTTGTGTACCCATACCTCTTCGACAGCATCCCTCTCTTCTACAGG ttctaCCTGTGCGCGGCGGAGAGCTGCACGGAGGCTGCGATCCTGGTCCACTACAAGCACACCGTCTTTGCCTTCCTCACTTGCTTCATCTTCGCTAGCCATCTGCCAGAGAGACTTGCGCCAGGACACTTTGATTATATTG GGCACAGCCACCAAGTTTTCCACGTCTGTGGGATCATCGGCACGCACTTCCAGATGGAGGCCATCATGATGGACATGGCCGAGCGCCACGACCGGCTCCTGCCCGCCTCgctgcttccctcctccctgcagacGCTCGGGTCGATGGGCATCTGCATGGCCGTGAGCCTGGCTGTCATCGGGCTCTGCTCGATGTCCCTGCGCTTCATGCCAGAgcctctgcagagagaaaaagcacacGGGCATTAG